In Methanothermobacter sp., the following are encoded in one genomic region:
- the dapB gene encoding 4-hydroxy-tetrahydrodipicolinate reductase, with protein MIKVAVTGACGRMGSGIIKRVLEEDDMELVAAIEAPGTPLKGRDIGEFTATGEVGVKVSDASDLAKTLRETEPDVLVDFTVAPAAVETIKTATKAGVNLVVGTTGFSDEQMQTIRESIERTGVRAVISPNMAVGVNVFFKVLSDLAPVLSDYDVEIIEAHHRHKKDAPSGTAVRALEVIAEATSRKPDEVAVHGRSGLTGERTRDEIGVHAVRGGDIVGDHIVLFAGDGERLEIVHRAHSRDAFIGGVIRALRFIEHAEPGKIMDMGDVLGIK; from the coding sequence ATGATCAAGGTTGCGGTTACCGGCGCCTGCGGGCGCATGGGATCTGGAATAATAAAGAGGGTGCTTGAAGAGGATGACATGGAGCTTGTGGCTGCAATCGAGGCCCCGGGAACACCCCTTAAGGGAAGGGATATAGGTGAATTTACAGCCACAGGCGAAGTGGGTGTTAAGGTAAGCGACGCATCTGACCTTGCCAAAACACTCAGAGAGACAGAACCCGACGTTCTAGTTGACTTCACAGTGGCACCTGCAGCTGTTGAAACCATAAAGACAGCGACCAAAGCAGGGGTTAACCTTGTGGTTGGAACAACAGGATTTTCAGATGAGCAGATGCAAACCATCAGGGAATCCATTGAGAGGACAGGTGTGAGGGCTGTTATCTCACCAAACATGGCGGTGGGCGTCAACGTCTTCTTCAAGGTACTTTCTGATCTGGCACCGGTACTCTCTGATTATGACGTTGAGATCATAGAGGCCCACCACCGACACAAGAAGGACGCCCCTTCAGGTACCGCTGTGCGTGCACTGGAGGTTATCGCAGAGGCCACATCCAGGAAACCCGATGAGGTGGCGGTTCATGGGAGGTCCGGTCTCACAGGTGAGAGGACCCGTGATGAGATAGGTGTCCATGCTGTGAGGGGCGGTGACATAGTGGGGGACCACATAGTCCTCTTTGCAGGTGATGGTGAACGCCTTGAAATAGTCCACAGGGCCCACAGCAGGGACGCATTTATAGGTGGAGTTATAAGGGCATTGAGGTTCATTGAACACGCAGAACCCGGAAAGATAATGGATATGGGGGATGTGCTTGGAATAAAATGA
- a CDS encoding thiolase domain-containing protein, translating into MRDVAIIGVSQTKFGELWDVSFRDMITEAGLGAIEDAGVEGADLEAMYVGNMSAGLFIKQEHISSLIADHAGLTPIPSTRVEAACASGGLALRSGIMAVASGYHDIVIAAGVEKMTDVVDPTPAIATASDQEWEAQQGVTFPSLYAMMARRHMYEYGTTREQLAMVSVINHENASNNPRAQFPMKVTVEQVINSTMVADPLRLLDCSPISDGAAAVILCPAEMAREYTDTPVYVKASAQASGTIALHDRRDITRIDATVNAARSAFKMADLTPGDIDLVEVHDCFSINGILAVEDLGFVEKGEGGRAFEEGMTRIDGDIPVNPSGGLKARGHPLGATGIAQAAEVVWQLRGEAGKRQVEGAEIGMTHNIGGTGGTAAVHIFSR; encoded by the coding sequence ATGAGGGATGTAGCAATTATTGGAGTCTCACAGACAAAATTCGGAGAACTCTGGGACGTCTCATTCAGGGACATGATAACCGAGGCCGGCCTTGGTGCCATAGAGGATGCTGGAGTTGAAGGTGCAGACCTCGAGGCCATGTACGTTGGTAACATGTCAGCGGGTCTCTTCATAAAACAGGAGCACATTTCTTCACTCATCGCAGATCATGCCGGTTTAACACCAATACCCTCAACAAGGGTGGAGGCCGCCTGTGCATCAGGTGGACTTGCCCTGAGGAGCGGTATAATGGCCGTGGCATCAGGATACCATGATATTGTGATAGCAGCAGGTGTTGAAAAGATGACCGACGTTGTTGACCCCACACCTGCAATTGCAACGGCCTCTGACCAGGAATGGGAGGCCCAGCAGGGTGTAACCTTCCCATCACTATACGCCATGATGGCAAGGAGGCACATGTATGAGTACGGTACAACAAGGGAGCAGCTCGCCATGGTCTCCGTGATAAACCATGAAAACGCCTCAAACAACCCAAGGGCCCAGTTCCCAATGAAGGTCACAGTTGAACAGGTCATCAACTCAACCATGGTCGCGGATCCACTCAGACTCCTTGACTGTTCACCCATCTCTGATGGTGCAGCAGCAGTCATACTCTGCCCCGCAGAGATGGCCAGGGAATACACCGATACCCCCGTCTATGTGAAGGCATCTGCACAGGCATCAGGTACCATTGCACTGCACGATAGAAGGGATATAACCAGGATTGACGCCACCGTGAATGCAGCAAGATCCGCATTCAAGATGGCAGATCTTACACCGGGAGACATAGACCTTGTTGAGGTCCATGACTGCTTCAGCATAAATGGCATACTGGCTGTTGAGGACCTTGGATTTGTCGAGAAGGGTGAAGGTGGAAGGGCCTTTGAGGAGGGCATGACCCGAATCGATGGTGACATACCCGTAAACCCCTCAGGGGGTCTCAAGGCACGTGGTCATCCACTAGGGGCCACAGGTATCGCCCAGGCGGCTGAGGTGGTCTGGCAGCTACGTGGTGAAGCCGGTAAAAGGCAGGTTGAGGGTGCTGAGATAGGTATGACCCACAACATCGGTGGAACCGGTGGGACAGCAGCTGTTCACATATTCTCAAGGTAG
- a CDS encoding heparan-alpha-glucosaminide N-acetyltransferase, with the protein MGVASSRERFHEVDAMRGIAVVMMIIYHVIFDLNFLGAVKLDMTSPLIWITGRLTSFLFIFLVGVSLSLSHSRRGSGCTGHYIKRGIRIFLYGLLITAVTWIYPHEGFIVFGMLHFIGAAVIITYPFAGRRLPSVIGALLALAAGVWVSGLRADTLFFVWLGLKPPGFYTLDYFPLLPWIGVVLLGIFTGDTLYPGYRRRWKGELQRRNHTLEFLGKNSLAIYFIHQPVILAVIWLLMNI; encoded by the coding sequence ATGGGGGTAGCATCGTCAAGGGAGAGGTTCCATGAGGTGGATGCCATGAGGGGCATCGCTGTTGTGATGATGATCATATACCACGTGATCTTTGACCTCAACTTCCTTGGAGCCGTGAAACTGGATATGACCTCACCGCTGATCTGGATAACCGGAAGGCTGACATCATTTCTCTTCATATTCCTTGTGGGTGTATCACTCAGCCTGAGCCACTCCAGAAGGGGTTCTGGGTGCACTGGACATTACATTAAGAGGGGTATCAGGATATTTCTCTACGGCCTTCTGATAACTGCTGTCACATGGATATACCCCCATGAGGGATTCATAGTGTTCGGGATGCTCCACTTCATAGGTGCTGCTGTTATCATCACATACCCATTTGCGGGAAGAAGGTTACCCTCGGTTATCGGGGCGCTCCTGGCACTGGCGGCAGGGGTGTGGGTTTCAGGCTTGAGGGCGGACACCTTATTTTTTGTCTGGCTCGGACTGAAGCCCCCTGGATTTTACACACTCGACTACTTTCCCCTGCTTCCATGGATTGGTGTTGTCCTTCTAGGTATCTTCACAGGAGATACCCTCTATCCCGGATACAGAAGGAGATGGAAGGGGGAGCTCCAACGGAGAAACCATACACTTGAATTTCTGGGAAAAAACTCACTGGCCATTTACTTTATCCATCAACCCGTAATACTGGCTGTCATATGGCTTTTAATGAATATCTAA
- the thsA gene encoding thermosome subunit alpha encodes MAQGQQPILVLPEGTSRYLGRDAQRMNILAGKILAETVRTTLGPKGMDKMLVDSLGDIVVTNDGVTILKEMDIEHPAAKMLVEVAKTQEDEVGDGTTTAVIIAGELLKKAETLLEMEIHPTIIAMGYRQAAEKAQEILNEIAIDASDRDTLIKVAMTAMTGKGTEKAREPLAELIVDAVQQVEEDGEVEKDHIKIEKKEGAAVDDSTLVQGVIIDKERVHPGMPKKVENAKIALLNCPIEVKETEVDAEIRITDPSQMQAFIEQEEQMIRDMVNSIVETGANVLFCQKGIDDLAQHYLAKAGVLAVRRVKKSDMEKLSKATGANIVTNIEDLSEDDLGEAGVVSEKKISGEEMIFVEECKEPKAVTILVRGSTEHVVSEVERAIEDAIGVVAATVEDGKVVAGGGAPEIEVAKRLKDYADSISGREQLAVSAFAEALEIVPKTLAENAGLDSIDVLVDLRAAHEESPYMGLDVFDGKIVDMKEAGVIEPHRVKKQAIQSAAEAAEMILRIDDVIAASSSGSDEDMDMGDMGGMPPM; translated from the coding sequence ATGGCACAGGGACAGCAGCCAATTCTTGTACTGCCTGAAGGTACAAGCAGATACCTTGGAAGGGACGCACAGAGAATGAACATCCTTGCAGGTAAAATACTGGCAGAAACCGTCAGGACAACCCTTGGACCAAAGGGAATGGACAAGATGCTGGTTGACTCCCTTGGGGACATTGTGGTGACAAACGACGGTGTCACAATACTCAAGGAAATGGACATAGAGCACCCCGCAGCAAAGATGCTTGTTGAGGTGGCAAAGACCCAGGAAGACGAGGTCGGTGACGGTACAACAACAGCCGTTATAATAGCAGGTGAACTGCTCAAAAAAGCTGAAACACTCCTTGAAATGGAGATTCACCCAACAATAATCGCAATGGGTTACAGACAGGCCGCTGAAAAGGCCCAGGAAATACTCAACGAAATTGCAATTGACGCAAGCGACAGGGACACACTCATAAAGGTCGCTATGACCGCAATGACCGGTAAGGGAACAGAAAAGGCAAGGGAACCACTGGCTGAACTCATAGTTGACGCGGTCCAGCAGGTTGAGGAAGACGGCGAAGTCGAGAAGGACCACATAAAGATAGAGAAGAAGGAAGGCGCAGCCGTGGACGACTCAACACTCGTCCAGGGTGTCATCATCGACAAGGAAAGGGTTCACCCGGGAATGCCCAAAAAGGTTGAAAACGCCAAAATAGCACTCCTGAACTGCCCAATAGAAGTCAAAGAGACAGAAGTCGACGCAGAAATCAGGATAACAGACCCATCACAGATGCAGGCCTTCATTGAACAGGAAGAGCAGATGATCCGCGACATGGTCAACTCCATAGTCGAGACAGGAGCAAACGTGCTCTTCTGTCAGAAGGGTATCGATGACCTTGCACAGCACTACCTTGCCAAGGCAGGCGTCCTTGCAGTAAGGAGGGTTAAAAAATCAGACATGGAGAAACTCTCCAAGGCAACCGGTGCAAACATCGTCACAAACATTGAGGACCTCAGTGAGGACGACCTAGGCGAAGCAGGCGTTGTCTCAGAGAAGAAGATCTCAGGCGAAGAAATGATCTTCGTTGAGGAATGCAAGGAGCCAAAGGCAGTCACAATACTCGTGAGGGGTTCAACAGAACACGTTGTAAGCGAAGTTGAAAGGGCAATCGAAGACGCAATAGGAGTCGTTGCAGCAACAGTCGAGGACGGCAAGGTTGTTGCAGGTGGAGGAGCACCTGAAATAGAGGTTGCAAAGAGGCTCAAGGACTACGCTGATTCAATAAGCGGAAGGGAACAGCTTGCGGTTTCAGCCTTTGCAGAGGCCCTTGAGATCGTTCCAAAGACCCTTGCAGAGAACGCTGGACTTGACAGTATCGACGTCCTGGTGGACCTCAGGGCTGCCCACGAGGAGTCACCCTACATGGGACTTGACGTCTTCGATGGCAAAATCGTTGACATGAAGGAGGCTGGCGTAATAGAGCCCCACAGAGTCAAAAAACAGGCCATCCAGTCCGCTGCAGAGGCAGCTGAGATGATCCTCCGCATAGACGACGTCATAGCCGCATCATCCTCTGGATCCGATGAGGACATGGATATGGGCGACATGGGCGGAATGCCTCCAATGTAG
- a CDS encoding cyclase family protein produces MKIIDLTRRIEDSMPVFPGDPPVRIRTLEDGDYINSEIKIGLHAGTHIDAPAHINYCSETVDGIGFERLTGQGFLISPKTVKIPDGDIAVLRTGWDSKWGLEEYFRDYKGIPMDLAEKLVDHGVKGVCTDGPSVDMPGKTAVHRLLLENGIWIVENMKNTDMVPEKFRMFVVPLNVRAEASPVRVFVVTD; encoded by the coding sequence ATGAAAATCATTGACCTGACCCGCAGAATTGAGGATTCCATGCCTGTCTTTCCAGGTGATCCCCCTGTCAGAATAAGGACACTTGAAGATGGAGATTATATTAACTCAGAAATAAAGATAGGATTGCACGCTGGAACACACATAGATGCGCCGGCACACATAAATTACTGTAGTGAGACCGTTGATGGGATAGGCTTTGAAAGACTGACAGGACAGGGCTTCCTTATATCACCCAAAACGGTTAAAATTCCTGATGGAGACATTGCGGTTCTGAGAACCGGGTGGGACTCAAAGTGGGGTCTGGAGGAATACTTCAGAGACTACAAAGGCATTCCCATGGATCTTGCAGAGAAACTGGTTGATCATGGAGTGAAGGGGGTGTGCACAGACGGGCCCAGCGTTGACATGCCCGGGAAAACAGCTGTACACAGACTCCTCCTTGAAAACGGGATCTGGATAGTTGAAAACATGAAGAACACTGATATGGTTCCAGAAAAATTCAGAATGTTCGTTGTTCCACTGAATGTGAGGGCGGAGGCCTCACCAGTAAGGGTATTTGTCGTTACAGACTAA
- a CDS encoding transglutaminase family protein, translating into MEKNKKLPENVSVGNRTLDTPSYAYALSRVLTGSKAVENQTVNGPQLDIRRISVKLTKNQYMEIASKFRDLTARTQCCPATISFSGGRIDFYNIVYLLSKIGRYRQFHGKLPLAMQINTPIPINAYRIDSKTIDTRIKNLKSQIRKTINLMNLINKRIRYSGNKKTIMRLQGKLKYLEKRYSYLNGQLRYYEGLRSSPWYVPASLRRYIRSTAYCNITDPNIVYLARELSGNTTHSTALNLFSWVRDNIEYSFYYSTRYGASGTFKYRTGNCVDQAHLMVALARTSGIPARYVRGYCRFISGNWYSHVWAQVWIRGRGWVTADTTHTMNNLGHVYNWNTTVSEVREVLLEYDLH; encoded by the coding sequence ATGGAAAAAAATAAGAAACTCCCTGAAAACGTCAGTGTGGGTAACAGGACACTTGACACCCCCTCCTATGCCTACGCCCTCAGCAGGGTACTTACCGGTTCAAAGGCGGTCGAAAACCAAACCGTTAATGGGCCCCAACTGGATATAAGGCGCATATCAGTGAAACTAACAAAAAATCAGTACATGGAGATAGCCTCAAAATTCCGTGACTTAACTGCCAGGACACAATGCTGTCCAGCAACCATCTCCTTCAGCGGTGGTAGGATCGACTTCTACAATATAGTCTATCTCCTATCAAAGATCGGCCGCTACAGACAATTTCATGGAAAACTTCCCTTAGCCATGCAGATCAACACCCCCATACCCATAAATGCATACCGCATCGACTCCAAAACCATCGATACAAGGATAAAAAACCTGAAATCCCAGATCAGAAAAACAATTAACCTCATGAACCTTATTAATAAACGAATCAGATATTCCGGGAACAAAAAAACCATCATGAGGCTTCAGGGTAAACTGAAATACCTTGAAAAAAGATACAGTTATCTGAATGGCCAGCTCAGATACTATGAGGGCCTCAGGAGCAGCCCATGGTACGTCCCAGCATCCCTCCGACGTTACATCAGGTCCACGGCCTACTGCAACATCACTGATCCCAATATAGTTTACCTTGCCAGGGAGCTCTCAGGGAACACCACCCATTCCACTGCACTGAATCTCTTTAGCTGGGTCAGGGACAATATTGAGTACTCCTTCTACTACAGCACCCGCTACGGTGCCTCAGGCACATTCAAGTACAGAACAGGAAACTGTGTGGACCAGGCCCACCTCATGGTTGCCCTTGCAAGGACCAGCGGTATACCGGCCCGTTATGTCCGTGGATACTGCAGGTTCATAAGCGGAAACTGGTATTCCCATGTTTGGGCCCAGGTATGGATAAGGGGTCGTGGCTGGGTGACAGCAGACACCACCCACACCATGAACAACCTCGGACATGTTTATAACTGGAACACCACTGTGTCAGAGGTCAGGGAAGTGCTTCTGGAATATGATCTGCACTGA
- the asd gene encoding aspartate-semialdehyde dehydrogenase: MVNVGVLGATGMVGQRFIEMLENHPEFELTTLAASSRSAGKPYGEVANWYLDSEMPESVRDIEVVETDPASVGDVDILFSALPADVARKVEPKFAEKYIVASNASAMRMEPDVPLVIPEVNPEFLDLIEVQQRRRGWDGFIITNPNCSTIALTLTLKPIYDSYTIKRVYVSTMQAVSGAGYSGVPSMAILDNIVPYIGGEEEKIETETLHLLGELDDGVVKPASFGVSASCHRVPVVDGHTEAVFVELDDEFEIEDIKEVMDGFQGLPQKLGLHSAPEKPVVVLDEENRPQPRMDRDRDGGMSVTVGRLRKDAAFSNSLRYVLVGHNTVRGAAGASILNAELINEIL, from the coding sequence ATGGTTAATGTTGGTGTTCTTGGAGCAACAGGGATGGTTGGACAGCGGTTTATTGAGATGCTTGAGAATCATCCTGAATTTGAACTTACAACCCTCGCGGCATCTTCAAGGTCCGCTGGAAAACCCTATGGGGAGGTTGCAAACTGGTACCTTGACAGTGAGATGCCTGAGTCTGTAAGGGATATAGAGGTTGTTGAAACGGACCCTGCAAGTGTGGGGGATGTGGACATACTGTTCTCTGCACTTCCAGCAGATGTGGCACGGAAGGTTGAGCCAAAATTTGCTGAGAAGTACATCGTGGCTTCAAATGCCAGTGCAATGCGAATGGAACCCGATGTTCCTCTGGTAATCCCTGAGGTCAACCCTGAGTTCCTGGACCTCATAGAGGTTCAGCAGAGGAGGAGGGGATGGGATGGCTTCATCATAACCAATCCCAACTGCTCCACCATAGCACTTACCCTCACTCTTAAGCCCATCTATGACAGCTACACCATAAAGAGGGTCTATGTCTCCACCATGCAGGCGGTTTCAGGTGCAGGGTACAGTGGGGTGCCATCCATGGCGATACTTGACAACATCGTCCCGTATATTGGAGGCGAGGAGGAGAAGATTGAAACCGAGACCCTTCACCTACTCGGTGAACTTGACGATGGTGTGGTTAAACCTGCAAGTTTCGGTGTGAGCGCATCATGCCACCGTGTTCCTGTTGTTGATGGTCACACAGAAGCGGTCTTTGTGGAACTGGACGATGAATTTGAAATTGAGGATATAAAGGAGGTCATGGACGGGTTCCAGGGGCTCCCACAGAAACTGGGCCTTCACTCAGCACCTGAAAAACCTGTTGTGGTCCTGGATGAGGAGAACAGACCCCAGCCAAGGATGGACAGGGACAGGGATGGTGGAATGTCAGTCACTGTTGGAAGACTCAGGAAGGATGCGGCATTCAGTAACAGCCTTAGATATGTCCTTGTAGGCCACAACACTGTGAGGGGAGCCGCAGGGGCATCGATCCTGAATGCAGAACTTATAAATGAGATACTGTAA
- a CDS encoding hydroxymethylglutaryl-CoA synthase, protein MAGIVGYGVYIPSYRIKVEEIARVWGDDPQAISRGLVVEEKSVPGPDEDTATISVEAARNALKRSQIDPSRIGAVYVGSESHPYAVKPTATIVAEAVEATPEMTAADLEFACKAGTAGIQACMGLVDSGIIEYGLAVGADTAQGAPGDALEYTASAGGAAYVIGNENCLAEIRETYSFTTDTPDFYRREGMPYPRHGGRFTGEPAYFKHVLGAARGMMEKTGLSAGDFDYAVFHQPNGKFYLKAAKKLGFESEQVKPGLLTPVIGNTYSGATPIGLAATLDVAEPGARILAVSYGSGAGSDAFIIEVTDEIEKKRDLAPAVSDIISKKKYVDYALYAKFKGKLRMA, encoded by the coding sequence ATGGCTGGAATCGTTGGATATGGAGTTTACATTCCATCATACAGAATAAAGGTTGAAGAAATAGCAAGGGTCTGGGGAGACGACCCCCAGGCCATATCAAGGGGACTGGTGGTTGAAGAGAAATCAGTTCCAGGTCCAGATGAGGACACCGCAACAATCTCAGTGGAGGCTGCCCGAAACGCCCTCAAAAGGAGCCAGATAGACCCCTCAAGGATAGGGGCCGTCTATGTTGGTTCAGAATCCCACCCCTATGCAGTCAAACCAACAGCAACAATCGTCGCAGAGGCCGTGGAGGCAACTCCTGAAATGACAGCTGCTGACCTTGAATTCGCATGTAAAGCAGGGACCGCCGGTATACAGGCATGTATGGGACTTGTTGACTCAGGAATCATTGAATACGGCCTTGCCGTTGGCGCAGATACAGCCCAGGGGGCACCGGGGGACGCCCTTGAATACACAGCATCAGCAGGTGGGGCGGCCTACGTCATAGGAAATGAGAACTGTCTTGCAGAGATAAGGGAAACCTACAGTTTCACCACTGACACCCCCGACTTCTACAGGAGGGAGGGAATGCCTTACCCCAGACACGGTGGAAGGTTCACAGGTGAACCAGCCTACTTCAAACACGTTCTTGGAGCTGCAAGGGGTATGATGGAAAAGACGGGCCTCTCTGCAGGTGACTTTGACTATGCGGTTTTCCACCAGCCAAACGGAAAGTTCTACCTGAAGGCAGCGAAAAAACTTGGATTTGAAAGCGAGCAGGTGAAACCTGGGCTTTTAACACCGGTCATAGGTAACACATACTCCGGTGCAACACCAATAGGCCTTGCAGCGACACTTGACGTTGCAGAACCCGGGGCAAGGATACTTGCAGTCTCCTATGGTTCAGGGGCCGGGAGTGACGCATTCATAATAGAGGTCACGGACGAGATAGAGAAAAAGAGGGACCTCGCCCCAGCCGTTTCTGACATCATCAGCAAGAAGAAATACGTTGACTATGCACTCTATGCCAAGTTCAAGGGCAAACTCAGGATGGCTTAA
- a CDS encoding DASS family sodium-coupled anion symporter — protein sequence MTDAKKGFILSFLLALAVYLIPLPGLKASGHAAISLLVFAVSMWATESVPLAVTSLIILFAQPLIGVESFENAVIGFANPILFLMIGGFIMAEAIRKSGLAQRFTYYLLRRLGTSPERGLFVSIFSTGLLSAWIENVVAFAMLLPIIKEIVDIMGCSEPERGRSNYAKAMILGASFGSLAGGFGTEIGTAPNLMAAAYTQIPFLNWMIFGFPLAVAMLFVIWFVLMRVFPSEVTALCDGDAVIGKKLMELGEVKREEKISAGILLFAILLWVTAGWTGINSYSVSLIAAVMFIFAGVITWKDAQKNIDWGLIVFFGGALSLGSALLKTGAAAWLINDLVRMLGSDPSTILVMLVLMVLAVLITQVMSNIALSAILVPLSVTLAGAQHQPVGIYAVPVAIACSLSFMLPMADPTVAMAYGSGYVKLRDIPRAGIPVIVVGIILTVLVITTLAVPFIA from the coding sequence ATTACGGATGCAAAGAAAGGATTTATTCTGAGTTTTCTTCTTGCACTTGCAGTGTATCTGATACCGTTACCCGGCCTTAAGGCTTCAGGACACGCAGCAATATCCTTACTTGTTTTCGCGGTTTCAATGTGGGCAACGGAGTCTGTTCCACTTGCAGTCACATCCCTCATAATACTCTTTGCACAGCCACTTATAGGCGTTGAGAGCTTTGAAAATGCTGTTATAGGATTCGCAAACCCCATACTCTTCCTCATGATAGGTGGGTTCATAATGGCTGAGGCCATAAGGAAGAGTGGCCTTGCACAGAGATTCACCTACTACCTTTTAAGGAGACTTGGAACATCACCCGAGAGAGGCCTCTTTGTGAGCATATTCTCCACGGGGCTCCTCTCAGCGTGGATTGAGAACGTGGTGGCATTTGCCATGCTCCTTCCAATCATAAAGGAGATAGTGGATATAATGGGCTGTTCTGAGCCTGAGAGGGGGAGGAGTAACTATGCAAAGGCAATGATACTGGGGGCGTCATTCGGTTCCCTTGCAGGTGGCTTCGGGACGGAGATAGGGACAGCCCCCAACCTCATGGCGGCTGCCTACACCCAGATACCATTCCTCAACTGGATGATCTTCGGGTTCCCCCTTGCAGTTGCAATGCTCTTTGTAATATGGTTTGTCCTCATGAGGGTATTCCCCAGTGAGGTCACAGCCCTATGTGACGGTGACGCAGTTATAGGGAAGAAACTGATGGAACTTGGTGAGGTTAAAAGGGAGGAGAAGATCAGCGCCGGGATACTCCTATTTGCAATTCTGCTCTGGGTGACAGCTGGCTGGACAGGCATCAACAGTTACTCGGTTTCACTGATAGCCGCTGTGATGTTCATCTTCGCCGGCGTTATAACCTGGAAGGACGCCCAGAAGAATATTGACTGGGGCCTCATCGTGTTCTTTGGGGGTGCACTCTCCCTTGGAAGCGCCCTCCTCAAGACTGGTGCCGCCGCATGGCTGATAAATGACCTTGTCAGGATGCTGGGCTCTGATCCATCAACGATTCTTGTCATGCTGGTCCTCATGGTCCTTGCAGTGCTTATAACTCAGGTGATGTCAAATATAGCGTTATCAGCGATCCTGGTTCCGCTTTCAGTGACCCTTGCAGGTGCACAGCATCAGCCGGTGGGGATATATGCGGTTCCGGTTGCCATAGCATGTTCGCTGTCCTTCATGCTACCAATGGCTGATCCAACCGTTGCCATGGCCTATGGTTCTGGCTACGTTAAGCTCCGTGACATACCCAGGGCAGGGATTCCAGTGATAGTGGTGGGCATCATCCTGACGGTCCTTGTGATTACAACACTCGCGGTGCCGTTCATAGCATAG
- a CDS encoding phosphatase PAP2 family protein, translating to MQIITLGGTQIFWVLLCLTLYIFGGEDEKEAAFIALTALVMGFFLSEFLKAVIARPRPYEVLSWVKHTTTAGGYSMPSGHTVAAFSGFLALYFKFGRLWLFMLLASLVGVSRVCLGLHYPSDVIAGALLGVLCAIAALKVEERVKCFGLCNFERLE from the coding sequence ATGCAGATCATAACCCTTGGAGGAACCCAGATCTTCTGGGTGCTGCTGTGCCTCACACTCTACATTTTTGGCGGGGAGGATGAGAAGGAGGCTGCTTTCATTGCACTCACAGCCCTTGTCATGGGCTTCTTTCTCAGTGAATTCCTGAAGGCCGTTATTGCAAGGCCAAGGCCCTATGAGGTTCTCAGCTGGGTGAAGCACACCACAACAGCAGGCGGCTACTCCATGCCATCAGGGCACACAGTGGCCGCTTTCAGCGGTTTTCTGGCACTCTACTTTAAATTTGGGAGGTTATGGCTTTTCATGCTGCTTGCTTCCCTTGTTGGTGTTTCAAGGGTGTGCCTTGGTCTACATTACCCCAGTGATGTCATTGCGGGGGCACTCCTTGGAGTTCTATGTGCCATTGCGGCTTTGAAGGTGGAGGAAAGGGTTAAGTGTTTTGGTCTCTGCAATTTCGAAAGGCTTGAATGA